From a single Elstera cyanobacteriorum genomic region:
- a CDS encoding DedA family protein, protein MQEILAKIQEYGDIFYVITFLWTAVEGETFVIFAGYAAHLGLLSLPTLIACAWIGSFCGDQVYFFLGRRYGATLIKKFPKWEPRVARAMDLLHRYNTGFILSFRFIYGVRNVSSFAVGMSGISWARFSILNFIAAGVWAVSFAGTGYLFGAAFKDMLGDYALYITVGMLIGFITLAWWIMSAPERREKRLARQAAQQAAQSRASTHTNGA, encoded by the coding sequence GTGCAAGAAATTCTGGCAAAAATACAAGAATATGGTGATATTTTTTATGTCATCACATTCCTTTGGACCGCTGTCGAGGGGGAAACCTTCGTTATTTTTGCGGGCTATGCCGCGCACCTTGGGCTGCTGTCTCTGCCTACGCTCATCGCCTGTGCCTGGATTGGCAGTTTTTGCGGCGATCAGGTCTATTTCTTCTTAGGGCGCCGCTATGGGGCGACGTTGATCAAGAAATTCCCGAAATGGGAACCGCGCGTTGCCCGGGCGATGGACCTATTGCATCGCTATAACACGGGCTTCATTCTATCGTTCCGCTTCATTTACGGGGTGCGTAACGTCAGCTCTTTTGCGGTTGGCATGAGCGGGATTTCCTGGGCGCGCTTCAGCATTTTGAATTTTATTGCCGCCGGGGTTTGGGCGGTGTCGTTTGCTGGAACAGGCTATCTGTTCGGCGCGGCCTTCAAGGACATGCTGGGCGATTATGCACTCTATATCACAGTTGGCATGCTGATCGGTTTCATCACGCTTGCGTGGTGGATCATGTCGGCGCCGGAGCGTCGTGAAAAACGCTTGGCGCGTCAAGCGGCGCAGCAGGCCGCCCAGTCCCGGGCGTCAACCCATACCAATGGCGCCTAA
- a CDS encoding M23 family metallopeptidase: MQSADIRQPIGERLKSLARRWFPERQIVIREGVSVRALTLSTRMQTCTAAGVLVFGVWALVGSIGYGYQSYKVDKKNAEIERTRIAYHELIEEVSSQHGKFLSITKDLNYYRSYLLTLIEQNEGLRNDLASIHNRLEDSETEKERYASAEDALRKQLHNLESELTNLSERNDLLQTDVSVMRSRVVSTEDERRRAAAARAAIDRNIARLEGELLMAQNRTVELEKILVQKQQVVDQAQAGRRQAVAERDAAVEKANQIETHMASLTQQQQQALSKLQERTQGALQKVEAVFAAAGVDPKRLAPIFNGRDGRGARGGPFVPWSEQVKGLAPEVQGKSTELGTALEKLEVLRPVLTSLPMAVPVKADYAVMSGFGYRRDPFNGRAALHEGLDLQAALRTPIRPGAPGKVVFAGWHPQYGRLVEVDHGYSIRTRYAHMDELSVTDGQEVDRNTVLGLMGRSGRASGIHLHYEVVVNGRPLDPANFMKAASNVLKIK, from the coding sequence ATGCAGTCTGCGGATATCCGGCAGCCGATTGGCGAACGTTTAAAGAGCTTGGCCCGCCGTTGGTTTCCCGAACGGCAGATCGTGATCCGCGAAGGCGTTTCCGTCCGGGCGCTGACACTTTCGACCCGGATGCAAACCTGCACGGCGGCAGGGGTTTTGGTTTTTGGGGTTTGGGCGCTCGTCGGCAGTATCGGCTATGGCTATCAATCCTATAAAGTCGATAAAAAGAACGCCGAAATCGAACGTACCCGCATCGCCTACCATGAATTAATCGAAGAAGTTTCAAGCCAGCACGGTAAATTCCTGTCGATCACCAAAGATTTGAATTATTATCGCTCCTATTTATTAACATTAATCGAACAGAACGAAGGTCTGCGGAACGATCTGGCCTCCATCCACAATCGACTTGAGGATTCGGAGACTGAAAAGGAACGTTATGCCTCGGCGGAAGATGCCCTGCGCAAGCAACTGCATAATCTCGAAAGCGAATTGACTAACCTGTCGGAACGCAACGATTTACTGCAAACCGACGTGTCGGTCATGCGCTCCCGGGTTGTTTCTACCGAAGACGAGCGCCGCCGCGCCGCCGCCGCGCGTGCCGCCATTGATCGCAATATCGCCCGCTTGGAAGGCGAATTGCTGATGGCGCAGAACCGCACGGTCGAGCTTGAGAAGATTTTGGTGCAAAAGCAGCAGGTGGTTGATCAAGCCCAGGCCGGCCGCCGCCAAGCGGTTGCCGAGCGGGATGCTGCGGTCGAAAAGGCAAATCAGATCGAGACGCATATGGCGTCGCTAACCCAGCAGCAGCAGCAAGCGCTCAGCAAGTTGCAGGAACGCACCCAGGGGGCCTTGCAGAAGGTCGAGGCGGTATTCGCGGCGGCGGGGGTCGATCCCAAGCGCCTCGCACCGATCTTCAATGGGCGCGATGGCCGCGGTGCACGCGGCGGTCCCTTCGTTCCCTGGTCGGAGCAGGTGAAGGGCCTAGCCCCGGAAGTGCAGGGCAAGAGCACTGAACTTGGCACCGCACTGGAAAAGCTGGAAGTGCTGCGTCCCGTGCTGACCTCGCTACCGATGGCCGTGCCGGTGAAGGCCGATTATGCCGTCATGTCGGGCTTCGGCTACCGCCGCGACCCGTTCAACGGACGGGCGGCACTGCACGAAGGGCTTGATCTTCAGGCCGCATTGCGCACGCCTATTCGGCCAGGGGCACCCGGCAAGGTTGTTTTTGCCGGTTGGCACCCGCAATATGGCCGTCTGGTCGAAGTCGATCACGGGTATTCTATCCGCACGCGCTACGCGCACATGGATGAATTAAGCGTGACGGACGGCCAGGAAGTTGACCGGAACACGGTTCTCGGCCTGATGGGCCGCTCGGGCCGCGCGTCGGGTATTCATCTGCATTACGAAGTGGTGGTCAATGGCCGCCCGTTGGACCCCGCTAATTTCATGAAGGCTGCGAGCAATGTTCTCAAGATCAAATAG
- a CDS encoding DUF2147 domain-containing protein, with amino-acid sequence MRIPVIAALGGAFLSTFAVAAGSPADLSAQWLTEGGKSRVEIGACPNAPTQLCGKIVWLREPTNPDGSPKVDKENSDETLKKRPILGLQMLRGFKWDGEKWDDGYIYNPEDGKEYDSVIRIKGPGELEVKGCVLFICKRQAWTDPKKGS; translated from the coding sequence ATGCGTATTCCCGTTATCGCCGCATTAGGCGGAGCTTTTCTATCGACCTTCGCCGTTGCGGCCGGTTCACCCGCCGATCTGTCGGCGCAATGGCTGACCGAAGGCGGCAAGTCCCGCGTTGAAATCGGCGCCTGCCCGAATGCCCCAACCCAACTTTGCGGCAAGATCGTTTGGCTGCGCGAGCCGACCAACCCCGACGGCAGCCCGAAGGTCGATAAGGAAAATTCCGACGAAACGCTGAAGAAGCGCCCGATCCTAGGCCTGCAAATGCTGCGCGGCTTCAAGTGGGACGGCGAGAAATGGGACGATGGCTATATCTATAATCCCGAAGACGGGAAGGAATACGATAGCGTCATCCGCATCAAAGGCCCGGGCGAGCTAGAGGTGAAAGGCTGCGTGCTGTTCATCTGCAAGCGCCAAGCCTGGACCGATCCGAAAAAGGGATCGTGA
- a CDS encoding ABC transporter ATP-binding protein/permease yields MSTRPRFWHDLWRLISPYWFGERRWVARGLLGLLVAINLGLVGINVLFNEWYGRFYNALQELDYPVFQREILVFGGLATIYIGVQILRIYMNQMLTIQWRSWLVERFLRRYMSELVYYRLQLGEAKADNPDQRLADDISQLTATTLTLALGLLSAVVTFFTFAGLLWAQSGPLTFSLGGTEITIPGYMLWAAVVYAVFGTWMTHKIGRPLIDLNFHQERVEADFRYALIRARENAEGVALYRGEDQEKRTLNGLFGAVVTNYKAIMNRTILLTLGTSGYNQAAILFPFIVAAPRYFSQQIKLGEVMQISQNFGQVQTALSFLVDAYSSIANWRAVVDRLTSFTAAVEQIEQSHSTDRVQRIAAPDRIEADGLRLFLPNGDALLAPLDFTVAVGERVLITGPSGCGKSTLLRALARLWPYAEGRLMMPDAGDTLFLPQKPYLPLGTLRAALTYPAAPESFSNEAVQAVLNQLGLAHLLPRLDETALWSQILSGGEQQRVAIARALLHKPRWLFLDEATSALDEPSEAAVYQALSADPAVTLISVGHRHTLADFHTRRFDLGAFRATDR; encoded by the coding sequence ATGTCCACCCGTCCGCGTTTTTGGCACGATCTCTGGCGCCTGATCTCTCCCTATTGGTTCGGCGAGCGGCGCTGGGTGGCGCGCGGGCTGCTGGGGCTGCTGGTGGCGATCAACCTCGGCCTTGTCGGCATCAATGTTCTCTTCAACGAATGGTACGGGCGCTTCTATAACGCCTTGCAGGAATTGGACTATCCGGTCTTTCAGCGGGAAATTCTGGTCTTCGGCGGGCTTGCGACGATCTACATCGGCGTGCAGATCCTGCGGATTTACATGAACCAGATGCTAACCATCCAATGGCGGAGTTGGTTGGTCGAACGGTTCCTGCGCCGCTATATGTCCGAACTCGTCTATTACCGCCTGCAATTGGGCGAGGCGAAGGCCGATAACCCCGACCAGCGCTTGGCCGACGATATCAGCCAATTGACCGCGACGACGCTCACCCTCGCGCTCGGCTTGTTGTCGGCAGTGGTGACGTTCTTCACCTTCGCCGGGCTGCTGTGGGCGCAGTCCGGCCCGCTGACCTTTAGCCTCGGCGGAACGGAAATCACCATTCCCGGCTATATGCTGTGGGCGGCGGTGGTTTACGCCGTCTTCGGCACCTGGATGACCCATAAGATCGGTCGCCCGTTGATTGACCTGAATTTCCATCAGGAACGGGTAGAAGCCGATTTCCGCTATGCTCTAATCCGCGCCCGCGAGAATGCCGAGGGCGTTGCCCTGTATCGCGGCGAAGATCAAGAAAAACGCACCCTTAATGGCCTTTTCGGTGCGGTGGTCACGAACTATAAAGCGATCATGAACCGGACGATCCTGCTGACGCTCGGCACCTCCGGCTATAATCAGGCGGCGATCCTGTTCCCGTTCATCGTTGCGGCGCCGCGTTATTTCTCTCAGCAGATTAAGCTGGGGGAGGTGATGCAAATCAGTCAGAATTTCGGTCAGGTGCAGACGGCGTTGTCCTTCCTGGTCGATGCCTATAGTTCCATCGCCAATTGGCGCGCGGTCGTCGACCGTCTGACCAGCTTTACGGCAGCGGTCGAACAGATCGAGCAAAGCCATAGTACCGATCGGGTGCAACGGATTGCTGCCCCCGATCGGATCGAAGCCGATGGGCTGCGGCTGTTTTTGCCAAACGGCGATGCGCTGCTCGCGCCGCTCGATTTTACCGTCGCGGTTGGGGAGCGCGTATTGATCACCGGCCCGTCAGGCTGCGGCAAGAGCACACTGCTGCGGGCGCTGGCACGGCTTTGGCCCTATGCCGAAGGCCGCTTGATGATGCCGGATGCGGGCGACACGCTGTTTCTACCGCAAAAACCCTATTTGCCGCTGGGAACCTTGCGCGCGGCCTTAACCTATCCGGCGGCGCCGGAGTCGTTCTCCAACGAGGCGGTGCAGGCGGTTCTAAACCAACTCGGCCTTGCGCATTTGCTACCGCGCCTCGACGAAACTGCGCTCTGGTCGCAAATCCTGTCAGGCGGCGAGCAGCAGCGCGTCGCCATCGCCCGCGCTCTTCTGCACAAGCCGCGCTGGCTTTTCCTCGACGAAGCAACCAGCGCGCTGGACGAGCCGAGCGAAGCGGCGGTCTATCAGGCGCTTAGCGCCGATCCCGCCGTAACCTTGATCAGTGTGGGGCATCGCCACACGCTTGCGGATTTCCATACGCGACGTTTCGATTTAGGCGCGTTTCGCGCAACAGACAGGTAG